Proteins encoded together in one Jaculus jaculus isolate mJacJac1 chromosome 7, mJacJac1.mat.Y.cur, whole genome shotgun sequence window:
- the Mapk1ip1l gene encoding MAPK-interacting and spindle-stabilizing protein-like: MSDEFSLADALPEQSPAKTSAVSNTKPGQPQGWPGSSPWTNPSAPPSVPPGLPPSATPSTVPFGPAPTGMYPSVPPSGPPPGPPGSFPPSGPSCPPPGGPYSAPSVPGPGPTGPYAAPNMPFPELPRPYGAPTDPAAAGPLGPWGSMSSGPWAPGMGGQYPTPNMPYPSPGPYPTPPPPQAPGAAPPVPWGTVPPGAWGPPAPYPAPTGSYPAPGLYPTPNNPFQVPSGPSGAPPMPGAPHSYH, encoded by the exons TTGGCAGATGCACTCCCTGAACAGTCTCCTGCCAAAACCTCTGCTGTGAGCAATACAAAGCCTGGGCAACCTCAGGGCTGGCCAGGATCCAGCCCTTGGACTAACCCCAGTGCCCCACCTTCTGTGCCACCCGGACTCCCGCCAAGTGCAACGCCTTCCACTGTGCCTTTTGGACCAGCACCAACAGGAATGTATCCCTCTGTGCCTCCCAGCGGACCACCTCCAGGACCCCCAGGATCCTTTCCTCCTTCTGGACCATCATGCCCCCCACCTGGTGGTCCTTATTCAGCCCCAAGTGTGCCAGGCCCTGGCCCCACAGGGCCATATGCTGCACCAAATATGCCCTTTCCAGAGCTACCTAGACCATATGGTGCACCCACAGATCCAGCTGCAGCTGGTCCTTTAGGTCCATGGGGATCCATGTCTTCTGGACCTTGGGCACCAGGAATGGGAGGGCAGTATCCTACTCCCAATATGCCATACCCATCTCCAGGGCCATATCCCACTCCTCCTCCCCCACAAGCACCAGGGGCAGCACCGCCTGTTCCATGGGGCACTGTGCCACCAGGAGCCTGGGGACCACCAGCACCATATCCTGCCCCTACAGGATCATATCCCGCACCAGGACTCTATCCTACACCGAATAATCCATTCCAAGTGCCTTCAGGACCTTCTGGTGCTCCGCCAATGCCTGGTGCTCCCCAT TCTTATCATTAA